Proteins found in one Chionomys nivalis chromosome 15, mChiNiv1.1, whole genome shotgun sequence genomic segment:
- the Rxfp3 gene encoding relaxin-3 receptor 1: protein MTQRHLRAQVPSATTAATMSKAAEGDELSEFFSLIPDSLEVANTSSNASPQLPDLWWELGLELPDGAAPGHPPGSGGAESADTEARVRILISAVYWVVCALGLAGNLLVLYLMKSKQGWRKSSINLFVTNLALTDFQFVLTLPFWAVENALDFKWPFGKAMCKIVSMVTSMNMYASVFFLTAMSVARYHSVASALKSHRTRRFGRGDCCGQSLRDSCCFSAKVLCGLIWASAMLASLPNVIFSTTIRVMGEELCLMHFPDKLLGWDRQFWLGLYHLQKVLLGFLLPLSIISLCYLLLVRFISDRRIVGTTDGAEVAAAGGGLSAASARRRSKVTKSVTIVVLSFFLCWLPNQALTTWSILIKFNAVPFSQEYFLCQVYAFPVSVCLAHSNSCLNPILYCLVRREFRKALKNLLWRLASPSLTSMRPFTATTKPEPEDHGLQALAPLNAAAEPDLLYYPPGVVVYSGGRYDLLPSSSAY, encoded by the coding sequence ATGACCCAGAGGCACCTGCGCGCGCAGGTGCCTTCTGCAACCACAGCCGCCACCATGAGTAAGGCGGCTGAGGGTGATGAGCTCTCAGAATTCTTCAGCCTCATCCCAGACTCGCTGGAGGTTGCCAACACGAGCAGTAACGCGTCGCCGCAGCTTCCCGACTTGTGgtgggagctggggctggagttacCGGATGGTGCGGCGCCCGGACATCCTCCGGGCAGCGGCGGGGCAGAGAGCGCAGACACTGAGGCCCGGGTACGGATTCTCATCAGTGCGGTTTACTGGGTAGTTTGTGCTCTGGGACTGGCCGGCAACCTGCTGGTTCTCTACCTGATGAAGAGCAAGCAGGGCTGGCGCAAATCTTCCATCAACCTCTTTGTCACTAACCTGGCGCTCACTGACTTTCAATTCGTGCTCACTTTGCCCTTCTGGGCAGTGGAGAACGCTCTAGACTTCAAGTGGCCCTTCGGCAAGGCCATGTGTAAGATAGTGTCCATGGTGACGTCCATGAACATGTACGCTAGCGTCTTCTTTCTCACTGCTATGAGCGTGGCGCGCTAccactctgtggcctctgctctgAAGAGTCATCGGACCCGAAGGTTTGGCCGTGGCGACTGCTGCGGCCAGAGCTTAAGGGACAGCTGCTGTTTCTCAGCCAAGGTGTTGTGTGGATTGATATGGGCTTCTGCCATGTTAGCCTCGCTGCCCAATGTCATCTTTTCTACCACCATCAGGGTGATGGGTGAGGAGCTGTGCCTCATGCATTTCCCGGACAAGCTGCTAGGCTGGGACAGGCAGTTCTGGCTGGGTTTGTACCACCTGCAGAAGGTGTTGCTGGGCTTCCTGCTGCCGCTGAGTATCATCAGTCTGTGTTACCTGTTGCTAGTGCGCTTCATCTCGGACCGCCGCATAGTGGGGACAACGGATGGAGCCGAAGTCGCAGCGGCTGGGGGAGGCCTGAGTGCAGCCAGCGCTCGGAGGCGGTCCAAGGTCACCAAGTCAGTCACCATTGTAGTCCTGTCCTTTTTCCTGTGTTGGCTGCCCAACCAGGCGCTCACCACCTGGAGTATCCTCATCAAGTTCAACGCAGTACCCTTCAGCCAGGAGTACTTTCTGTGCCAGGTGTACGCGTTCCCAGTCAGCGTGTGTCTAGCGCACTCCAACAGCTGCCTCAACCCGATCCTCTACTGCTTAGTGCGCCGCGAGTTCCGAAAGGCGCTCAAGAACCTGCTGTGGCGCCTCGCGTCGCCTTCGCTTACCAGCATGCGCCCCTTCACCGCCACCACCAAGCCAGAGCCGGAGGACCACGGGCTGCAGGCCCTGGCGCCGCTTAACGCCGCTGCAGAACCTGACCTGCTCTACTATCCGCCCGGTGTAGTGGTCTACAGTGGGGGACGCTACGACCTGCTGCCTAGCAGTTCGGCCTACTGA